One genomic segment of Kogia breviceps isolate mKogBre1 chromosome 11, mKogBre1 haplotype 1, whole genome shotgun sequence includes these proteins:
- the C11H2orf68 gene encoding UPF0561 protein C2orf68 homolog — translation MEAAPGPGPGLCCKPGGRLDMSHGFVHHIRRNQLARDDYDKKVKQAAKEKARRRHTPAPTRPRKPDLQVYLPRHRDGSTHPSNPDREESGESSSGGSSEPEPPGHQLFCLEYEADSGDVTSVIVYQDDDPGRVSEEVSAHTPLEPPMREALKLRIQEEIAKRQDRH, via the exons ATGGAAGCGGCGccggggcccgggcccgggctcTGCTGCAAGCCTGGCGGGAGGCTGGACATGAGCCACGGCTTCGTGCACCACATCCGACGGAACCAGCTCGCCCG GGACGACTACGACAAGAAGGTGAAGCAAGCGGCCAAGGAGAAGGCGAGGAGGCGGCACACGCCCGCGCCCACTCGGCCCCGAAAGCCCGACCTGCAGGTGTACCTGCCGCGACATCGAG ATGGCTCTACCCACCCAAGCAACCCAGACCGTGAGGAGTCTGGTGAAAGCAGCAGTGGTGGCAgctctgagccagagccccctggcCATCAGCTCTTCTGCTTAGAATATGAGGCGGACAGCGGAGACGTCACTTCAGTTATCGTGTATCAG GATGATGATCCAGGAAGGGTGAGCGAGGAGGTGTCGGCACACACGCCTCTGGAGCCACCCATGCGAGAGGCTCTCAAGTTGCGCATCCAGGAGGAGATTGCAAAGCGCCAGGACCGACACTGA